One region of Paenibacillus polymyxa M1 genomic DNA includes:
- a CDS encoding XTP/dITP diphosphatase, translated as MRLDGPVVIVATKNKGKVREFAHAFAPFGKEVRSMYDYPDIPDVVEDGTTFAENALKKAKAVGDVLGLPVLADDSGLCVDLLDGAPGVYSARYAGEGASDHENNIKLLDVLESKQLGDDTGQPLLSPAQFVCTLILYNPQTGETLESTGSVEGWITTETAGSGGFGYDPLFYLPEFEKTMAELTLEQKQAISHRGIALRNLATKLGNPQA; from the coding sequence ATGCGACTGGATGGTCCGGTTGTCATTGTCGCTACGAAGAATAAAGGGAAGGTGCGGGAATTTGCACATGCTTTTGCGCCGTTTGGCAAGGAAGTCAGAAGTATGTACGATTATCCCGACATTCCTGATGTCGTTGAGGATGGCACAACCTTTGCCGAAAATGCGTTAAAAAAAGCCAAAGCGGTGGGAGATGTGCTCGGATTGCCTGTGCTGGCCGATGATTCCGGTCTGTGCGTGGACTTGCTGGATGGTGCGCCGGGCGTATATTCGGCTCGTTATGCTGGAGAAGGTGCCAGCGATCACGAAAACAATATCAAGCTACTCGACGTTCTGGAATCGAAGCAGCTTGGTGATGATACCGGACAGCCTTTGCTAAGCCCGGCTCAATTTGTCTGTACCTTGATTCTGTATAATCCACAGACTGGGGAGACGTTGGAATCGACGGGCTCCGTGGAGGGCTGGATTACGACTGAAACCGCGGGCAGCGGTGGGTTTGGGTATGATCCGCTGTTCTATTTGCCAGAGTTTGAAAAGACAATGGCAGAGCTGACGTTGGAACAAAAGCAGGCTATCAGTCATCGGGGCATAGCCCTGCGTAATTTGGCAACAAAGCTAGGGAATCCGCAGGCATAG
- the asnB gene encoding asparagine synthase (glutamine-hydrolyzing), whose protein sequence is MCGITGFIQWNGDLMHQSELLLNMTQTLSDRGPDAAGTWISNPCAFGHRRLSVMDPENGAQPMIRQLEDITYTIVYNGEIYNAPELKKELQQRGHFFRTQCDTEVLLESYIEWGPDCVDRLNGIFAFAVWDSEREQVFLARDRLGVKPLFYSQTEDVFVFGSEPKALLQHPAVEAAVDAEGLAEIFIIGPARTPGHGVYSSMKELRPGHTLTYSRDGVRIQAYWKLESIAHEDNTEETALKVRELLMDTVERQLISDVPVCTLLSGGLDSSALSALAVDYYKRTGQGQVHTYSVDYVDNDKHFKAHAFQPGADAPWIQRMVDELGTNHHWIEFDTPEVVAALNNSTLTRDLPGMADVDSSLYLFCREIKKGATVAISGEAADEVFGGYPWFHREDMLNSGTFPWAVAPDMRASLLSPEVRDWIKPLEYLNDRYSEAVGEVPKLPGETGKAAQMRVMSYLNITRFMPTLLDRKDRMSMGVGLEVRVPYCDHRLVQYVWNIPWSIKMTGGREKGILRKALEGVLPDDVLYRKKSPYPKTHNPSYLAAVKKQALQLLDDSSSPLLKLIDAQKVREIAASPEASTNLPWFGQLMSGPQLFAYLTQVDNWLRTYKVAIR, encoded by the coding sequence ATGTGCGGAATTACAGGTTTCATACAGTGGAACGGAGACTTGATGCATCAATCTGAGTTACTGCTAAATATGACGCAAACGCTCTCCGATCGCGGACCGGATGCTGCGGGTACCTGGATATCCAACCCGTGTGCCTTCGGACACCGAAGACTAAGCGTAATGGACCCGGAAAACGGCGCTCAGCCTATGATCCGGCAGCTTGAGGATATCACTTATACGATTGTATATAACGGGGAAATATATAACGCGCCTGAGCTGAAAAAAGAGCTGCAACAGCGCGGTCATTTTTTCCGTACACAATGCGACACAGAGGTACTGCTCGAATCCTATATCGAATGGGGCCCGGATTGTGTAGATCGGTTGAACGGCATCTTTGCGTTTGCGGTCTGGGATAGTGAGCGGGAGCAGGTATTTCTGGCACGAGATCGCCTGGGAGTGAAGCCGTTATTTTATAGCCAAACCGAAGATGTATTCGTATTTGGCTCCGAACCCAAAGCACTGCTCCAGCATCCAGCGGTAGAGGCCGCCGTAGACGCCGAGGGACTGGCAGAAATTTTTATCATTGGGCCTGCACGCACCCCCGGACACGGCGTCTATTCATCGATGAAGGAATTGCGTCCCGGACATACCCTAACCTACAGCCGTGACGGCGTACGCATCCAAGCCTACTGGAAGCTGGAAAGCATTGCACATGAGGATAACACCGAAGAAACGGCACTCAAGGTACGAGAGCTGTTGATGGATACCGTGGAGCGGCAGCTTATTTCGGATGTACCGGTATGTACCTTATTGTCTGGCGGGCTGGATTCAAGCGCCCTGTCCGCATTAGCCGTCGATTATTACAAACGTACCGGGCAGGGACAAGTTCATACGTATTCGGTCGATTATGTGGACAACGACAAGCATTTTAAAGCCCATGCGTTTCAGCCCGGAGCTGATGCCCCCTGGATACAGCGAATGGTCGATGAATTAGGGACAAATCATCACTGGATTGAATTCGATACACCAGAAGTTGTAGCAGCTCTGAATAACTCCACGCTAACGCGGGATTTACCCGGAATGGCGGACGTGGATTCGTCACTGTATCTCTTTTGCCGGGAGATTAAAAAGGGCGCTACGGTTGCTATTTCTGGTGAAGCAGCAGATGAAGTGTTTGGTGGATATCCATGGTTCCATCGGGAGGATATGCTGAACTCAGGCACATTTCCGTGGGCAGTTGCTCCCGATATGAGAGCGAGTCTGCTATCCCCAGAAGTGCGGGACTGGATCAAACCGCTGGAGTATTTGAACGACCGCTACTCAGAAGCAGTCGGAGAAGTACCAAAGCTACCGGGTGAAACAGGAAAAGCTGCGCAAATGCGCGTCATGTCTTATTTGAACATCACCCGCTTTATGCCTACCCTACTGGATCGCAAGGATCGGATGAGTATGGGGGTGGGACTCGAAGTACGGGTGCCGTATTGCGATCATCGGCTGGTGCAATATGTATGGAACATTCCGTGGAGCATCAAAATGACAGGCGGACGTGAAAAAGGTATTTTACGCAAGGCACTGGAGGGTGTATTGCCGGATGATGTGCTGTATCGCAAAAAAAGCCCGTATCCCAAAACGCATAATCCCTCCTATCTTGCCGCTGTGAAAAAGCAGGCGCTACAACTGCTGGACGATTCCTCTTCCCCACTGCTCAAGCTGATCGATGCGCAAAAGGTACGGGAGATTGCCGCCTCACCGGAGGCATCCACCAATCTACCTTGGTTTGGCCAGCTGATGTCGGGTCCGCAGTTATTTGCTTACTTGACGCAAGTGGATAATTGGCTTCGCACCTACAAGGTGGCAATTCGATAA
- a CDS encoding GerMN domain-containing protein produces MNIKHPWRMTSVAGLLSLPLLLSGCSLFGNEAASIDPPPSTTEQSMIKAVTGKAPATTGQLRAVFLQDHNGLLAPVSLPIASGDVQADAKSALETLVEGGPYAGLLPEGFKGVLPQGTEVKSVTVDKNNKLAVVEFNKSFANYKPQEERKLMESLTWTLTDRPDIKSVQIWVDGKKLNEMPVGGTPLDHPLTRAVGINLEVGHGVTPLDSSPVTVYFSSSSPAGVQYYVPVTRLVSPEKDRVQSALHQLIQGPQTKDGLQEVMTGETALKSVERSKDNVITVSLSDDMFAKGEAVPAEFLESVVLTAADNSDDAVKTKIRIELNGEKSVIGQNNQNYGEPVAKPQHINEIPL; encoded by the coding sequence ATGAACATAAAACACCCATGGCGTATGACCTCTGTAGCCGGGCTGCTATCCCTGCCCCTGTTGTTGTCCGGATGCAGCCTTTTCGGCAACGAAGCCGCGTCCATTGACCCTCCGCCGTCCACGACAGAGCAGTCCATGATTAAGGCTGTAACTGGAAAAGCACCTGCCACGACCGGGCAGTTGAGGGCTGTCTTTTTGCAAGATCATAACGGCTTGCTGGCCCCTGTATCTTTACCGATTGCTTCAGGCGATGTACAGGCAGATGCCAAGTCGGCGCTGGAAACACTGGTTGAGGGCGGGCCTTATGCCGGATTATTACCAGAAGGATTTAAAGGTGTACTGCCTCAGGGTACAGAAGTGAAAAGTGTGACAGTGGACAAGAATAACAAGCTGGCAGTTGTCGAATTTAACAAATCTTTCGCCAACTATAAGCCACAGGAAGAACGCAAATTAATGGAAAGCTTGACCTGGACCCTGACCGATCGTCCCGATATTAAGAGCGTACAGATTTGGGTGGATGGTAAAAAGCTGAACGAAATGCCTGTTGGCGGCACACCGCTCGACCATCCGCTGACGCGCGCAGTAGGGATTAATTTGGAGGTCGGTCATGGCGTGACCCCCCTGGATTCCAGTCCAGTCACCGTGTATTTCTCTTCATCTTCTCCTGCTGGGGTACAATATTATGTACCTGTAACACGACTGGTCAGTCCGGAAAAAGATCGTGTCCAGTCAGCTCTGCATCAATTAATTCAAGGGCCACAGACCAAGGATGGATTGCAGGAAGTGATGACAGGGGAGACGGCGCTGAAATCGGTAGAACGCTCCAAAGATAACGTCATTACGGTATCACTCTCGGATGATATGTTTGCCAAAGGAGAGGCCGTACCTGCTGAATTTTTGGAATCGGTCGTACTGACAGCGGCGGACAATTCGGATGATGCGGTCAAAACGAAGATTCGGATTGAACTGAATGGTGAGAAAAGCGTGATTGGACAAAATAATCAAAATTATGGAGAGCCTGTAGCCAAGCCGCAGCACATTAACGAAATTCCTCTTTAA
- the rph gene encoding ribonuclease PH, with protein sequence MSRSNGRNGDELRPMKLTAGVNKYAEGSVFIEVGETKVICTATVEERVPPFMKGQGKGWVTAEYSMLPRATHSRNQREAARGKLTGRTMEIQRLIGRALRSVVNLQALGERTITLDCDVIQADGGTRTTSITGSFVALAIAVNKIAIQHKLPVFPITDFLASVSVGVVGDKALLDLNYEEDSKAKVDMNLVMTGSGKYVELQGTGEESPFDRQELDQLLSLGEQGILQMIERQKEVLGPIADKIGAGRTGAGA encoded by the coding sequence ATGAGTAGATCTAACGGACGAAACGGTGATGAGCTGCGCCCGATGAAATTGACAGCAGGAGTAAATAAATACGCGGAGGGCTCTGTTTTTATAGAGGTTGGCGAGACGAAAGTCATCTGTACGGCTACAGTGGAAGAACGCGTTCCTCCCTTTATGAAGGGCCAAGGAAAAGGCTGGGTGACCGCCGAATATTCCATGCTTCCGCGGGCGACACATAGCCGCAATCAGCGTGAAGCTGCGCGCGGCAAGTTGACAGGCCGTACTATGGAAATTCAGCGTCTGATCGGAAGAGCGTTGCGTTCGGTTGTCAATTTGCAGGCGCTTGGTGAACGGACGATTACGTTGGACTGTGACGTCATTCAGGCGGACGGCGGGACACGTACAACCTCCATTACCGGTTCTTTCGTAGCATTGGCGATTGCAGTAAATAAAATTGCGATCCAGCACAAGTTGCCTGTTTTCCCTATTACGGATTTCCTAGCTTCTGTCAGCGTAGGGGTTGTTGGTGACAAGGCGCTGCTGGATCTGAATTATGAAGAGGATTCCAAGGCCAAGGTGGACATGAATCTCGTCATGACTGGCAGTGGAAAGTACGTTGAGCTGCAAGGTACAGGGGAAGAAAGTCCATTCGACCGTCAGGAACTGGATCAGCTGCTTAGCTTGGGCGAACAAGGGATTCTGCAAATGATTGAGCGCCAAAAAGAAGTGCTCGGACCGATTGCTGATAAGATTGGTGCTGGACGTACAGGAGCTGGGGCCTAA